The genomic window TGCCCATGGTAGCTTCCTTGTCGATTCCAAGCAGTTTTCCCATATCAACAATAAGGCCGCGTCCACTGTCTTCATCTTTGTACAGAATAAAATCCTTGGCCATTTCCTGAAAGCCGAGAGGTTTGTTCAGCAGGATGGCGGCAATCTCTTTTTGCTCTGCAAGCAAATTCATTTCCACCATAATGGACTGCAACACAGCCGCATCGCTATGCCCTGCAGCCTGTTTCTTTTTCAGCTTCCGTGATTTTCTGGCTACAGCCTTGTTCAGAGACTGGGCTTTGGCGAGAATGCCTATAGAGGCTTCCCGTAGCCCCCGGACCATTTCAGTTCCTTTCTTGAAATGAGACTGATAGGAGATAAAAACTTTATGAAAGGACTCAAATGCCGCTTTGTATTTTCCGGCAGCCAGTGCATCAGCCCCCTGATCCTGTTTTCCGCTGATCAGAACTATCTGCCCTTCCAGATTCTTGAACAGCTCGTCATACTTAAGAAGAGGTTCCGGGTGCTTACCGTCTTTGCTCACAGCAAAAGTTTCGCGGTTTATCAGCCAGTCAAAGGCTGCGGACTGAGCCTCCTGCCCGGTTGAAATAATTTCATCCAGAGAACTGCGGGCTTCCATTTTTTGAGAAAGTGTATGCAGACTGTAAAGTCCCATTCCGCCAAGCATCAAAGCACATGCAAGCAGGACGGCGAAAGCACCGGTCAATTTATGGGCAAGTCTTAATTTAAACATGCTGGAATCTCCTATAGCTCCGAAAAGCAAACGACACTCATTATCAGATTCATTACGTCATTGAATCCAAAAAATCAATATTTATGCATTATGCAAATAGCAGGGAAAGACTCAGTAAAAACATAATTAAATTCAGTAAACAAAAATCTGATTTCACCCAAAAATTAAATTTAAAAATATATTTTTCCCTTGACATTAACCTTGATAATGAATTTCATTGTCGCCATGTTCGAAGCAAATGAAAAAGCCCAGTTCAGGGGGACTACCAGCATGAAAAAAATCGCTTCCCTCCCGTTAACCGCTGTTGCCGAAGCACTGGCAGGAACTGACGGATATCTGGCGGTGGATGATTTCTTCAGTCGGGCAAAGCCGGATTTTCCTGATGTCGATCACGAAGAGATTCAGCGCGTGCTGGATTTACTGGTCGCCTACGGCATGGCCCGCCGCCTTGATTTCGGCTGCGGGGTATTTTTGTATTCAAAAAAACAGGTAGAGGAGCCCCCCTTCTTTCCAGTCAGTGATGGTGGTCCGTTTACGATTGACCGCTCAAATCAGAAACAGGCTGTAACTAATAAAACCGTAAGTTTCTACCAACCGTTAAAACGTTTAACCATGCTGTTCAAAAGGAAAAAAACGTATGGATCTGGAACTCATGCTTGGTCTTCGTGACCATATAAATATTGAAAAACATACTCCGGGCAGCTTGAAACTTAAATTCGGCATGGAGCTGATCGTTAATCCCAAAGTGGTTAAATATGTAAAAGTCAACGGTTTCGGACCACCCAAGGGAGAGGAGATGCCCGGCATGACCGGAACCACATTTAATCCGCTGACCCGTTGCATGACCATTTCCTATGATGAAGAGATCCTCAAACCGAAACTCCTGCAAAAACTTTTCACCTGTGAATGCGAAGATGAATTCCAACACGCAGCACAGGAACTGGCCGATGCCGCCCATTTTGATCTGGCTACTTTCCTGCACTGATTAAAAACAGGGTCAACATTTCCAAATTTCTCAGTAAGCCCTCATCTCCTCACTGAACCATCCCTGCGGAAACCCCTCCTTAGCGGCCATCGGCACTAAGGAGGGGTTTCCATTTTTTCAGTTTAATCTCCGAAGTCCACCAGATTGAACTTTATGGAGGATACATCTTCCATAAACTCCTCTCCGCATTCCATGGCGGTTTCATTCTCTTCGTGATAACGCCAGTTAACTATAACTTCACGCCCATTTTCAGATTGCTCATCCAGCAGGTCGAAGAAATCCATAAAGGTCTTGGAGGACGAGCTGTTGAAATATAAAATCTCCATATCGAACATTATTGGAGCATGTTCAGCATTTGCGAAATAATTTTCCAGCCATTCAAACATGGGTTTGTAAAACGCCCAGCAATTTTCCGGGTATGATTCACCCCGTATTTCAAAGATATTCCTTACCGGGTCCAGATTAATTGCCGGAGACGATTTTGTCCCTTCGACCATATATTTTTTCATTTTTGCCATCCTAAACAGTCACGACTTTCATCATGAAAAAAGAATTTTCACCATCTATGGGAGTTATTGAATAGTCCAGAGGGCGGGAGGATTTGCGGGCCATATCTATAAAACCAAGCCCGGCACCTTTCACACTGTCGGGGCTCTTTTTCTTCCTGCACTCTTTATAGTAGGCCTTCAGCTCATCCTTGTTCATCCCCTGGAGAATATCAACCCTTCTGGCGATTTCCGTACTCTCGGCAGTTTTCACCCGGTTGCCGCAGGCGATATAGTAACTGCCGTCTTCCTCCTCGTGGCCGACCATGAGTGTTCCGAAGGCTATTTCGCCGTCGAATCCTTTATTGCCTTCAATCCTTTCAGCGGAGTAACGCACGATGTTCTGCATCTGCTCCACCAGAACGGCAAAAACCCTCTGCACAGAGCCCATGCCGGTTTCATCCGCACGCAGCTTGTCCCGCAGCAATTCGGCAATCCCTTCAACCACAGTCTGTGAAACCGGGCCGTTGAAATATAGGATTGTCCCCTGTTTCTGCATTTCCTGATAATATGAATATAATTCCATAGACATTTTCAGCTCCTGTCAGATAATTTCAAAGCCCAGAACGGTAACATCGTCCCGGCGCGATTCACGGCCCTGGTAGTCAACCAAAGCCCTTCCAAGAGACTCGCCCTGCGCAGCAATAGACGAATCAATATTTTCCTCAAAAAATCGCATCAGTCTGCGCTTTCCAAACGGGAAACCCTTTTTCCCGCCTATCTGATCGGTAATCCCGTCAGTGGTCAGGTAAAAGCGCATACCTGAATGCAGTTCCAGTTCATGATCCGTAAAAACAAAATCACGGGGTGAGCGGACATAGCCAAGCCCGCAACGATCTCCCTTAATCATCCGGACACCCTCATTGTCCGCAATGTAAAGCGGATTGTTTGCCCCTGCAAAAATCATTTTTTTATTTACCGGGTCCAGATAGCAAAGAGCGCAATCCATACCGTCATCAGACCCGGACTCTTTATCGTGCTGGCCGAGGGCTTCCTTGATCTGCCTGTTCATGTTGCCCAGAACTTCAGCCGGGCTGGCCGATTGCACAGTGGACGAACGGTCTAAAAGCGACTGCACAATCAGGGTCATGAAGGCTCCGGGAACACCATGCCCGGTACAATCAACAACTCCTACAAAAAAACCTTTCCCCCATTCCTTGAACCAGTAAGAGTCGCCGCCGACACTGTCACGCTGCTGCCAAAGCAAAAAACTCCGGGGTAAAGACTTTTGCAACCCCTTGATACCGGGCAGGAAAGCAGTCTGAATAAAGCTCGCGTACTCAATACTTTCATCAATCTGCTGCTTGGCTTCAGCCAGTCTGCTTTTTGCGTCGGCCAGTTTCCGCTCTCTGGCCGCAATGGCATAGCCCATCCAGAACATGTTGCGCTTAAGATTGATGAAATCATGACCTTCCACTTCTGCGGGAGGCTCTTCAACAAAAGAGTAATCTCCCCCTTTAAGCCTGTTACAATGGTCATTCATTTCATTAATGGATTTCAAAGCCACAATGCGGCTTATCCAGCGGGAAAAAGGAATCAACAACAGGACCGTGAGGCTGAGAATGCCCATGAGCACACCGCTGGCATATCTGGCCCCTTTCATTTCAATCGCTATGAGCAAGCCAAGAGGCCCGAGAATGGTAAATAAAAACATAATGATGAGCATCTTGCGCTGCACGGACCAATTCATCAGGTAATTCAAAAAACTGACTAAATGACTCATTGCGGCTGGACCTCCCCGCCCGCTTCGCTTTGTACAATATCGTAAATCCGGGTGCTGTTGTCCCGATACTCCTCCACGCGGTCTCTCCCTTTTTTCTTGGCGGCGTAAAGGGCGATATCCGCGTTCTTCATGATCCGTTCGAGATCATCGCCAAGGCACAGAGTTGAAAGCCCCATGCTGATAGTGATGCTGAATTCATCTTTTCCGGTCTCAATGACAGTCTTACGGACATTTTGAGCCATCCGCCCGGCCACATTGCGGGCTTCGCCCATGCTTGTCCCCGGAAGCAAAGCAACGAATTCCTCGCCCCCGATCCGGGCCACCAGATCAGTCTCACGCACTGAATCGGACATGATGCCTGCCAGCTCTATCAAGACCTTGTCGCCGACATCGTGTCCGTAGCGGTCATTAACTTTCTTGAAAAAATCCACATCGATAAGCAGCATGGAGCAGGCTTCCATATTGCGGATGCTGCGCAGGACCTCCCGGTTGCCAAGTTCCATGAAATAGCCCCGGTTCCAAAGTCCGGTCATGCTGTCGGTACGGGCCAGACGGCAGAGTTCTTCCATCATACTCCTGCGTTCGGTTATATCTGTGAGGACACCGACAATGCCCGAGCATTCACTGTCATCGGAATTATGCATGATGCTGGCACTTATCTCCGCCCAGATGTTTTTCCCTGCCGGGGTGCAGGCGGTAACCTCCAAACGTCTGGAAAACCCGGTCTCAAGAGACTCCTGATAGCGGGCATAATCTTTGGGATTACAGAACAGAGCTTTGATATTCTTTACTTCGTCCACAAAAGAGGCAGGACTGTCGTAGCCGAACATGGCGGCCAGAGCAGGATTGGCTTCGACAATCTCTCCGGCTGCGGTGCAGCGATAAATTCCCTCGGTAACATTTTCAAATATACCGCGAAATTTCTGTTCACTGACCGTAAGGTTGCGGTTTACTTCATTCAGGGTCATCTGCATGCGATCACCCATGGTGACCAAACGCCTGCTCTGACGAAGCAGCTTGCGGTAACCCTTGACCAGAGAATTCAGGACACCCTTTGCCGCCACCTCGCTGCCTTCTCCGTCTTTTAAGGCAGCTGCGGATTTATCGAGCAAACGCTGTTCTTTATGAAAGGGATCATTAACCATAGTCTACATACCTCCAAGGCCTGGCGGGCCTTTCCTCCTAAGTGACTATAAAAATCATTTTCATCCAGCGCATATAGCAATGCGCAAAATCAGTTATTTCAGCATACGCATCTTTAATTCATCAGCAGCCCAGTATTCTTTGATTTCCAGTATGCGATCAGAAATGGAAAGAAATGTTTCAGCCAGTCTGGGCTCAAAATGACCTTTGCTGTCGGCTATATATTCAAAAGCCTTCTCTACCGGCCACGCCTCCTTGTAAGGACGGCTGGAGGTCAGTGCGTCAAAAACATCGGCCACAGCAACTATTCTGGCAACTTCCGGTATCTCTTCACCTTTCAGATTATGCGGATAGCCGCTACCGTCCCAGCGTTCATGGTGATGCAGGGCGATCTCCGCAGCCATTTGGAACAAAGGACAGCTGGAAAGCGAAAGTATCCTGTGCCCCAGTTCGGAATGTTTGCGCATCTCTACCCATTCAGCTTCAGTCAGTTTGCCCGGCTTTTTCAAAATAGCATCAGGAATACCGATCTTCCCGGTATCGTGCATGGAAGCCGCCAGCTGAATCATCCGCTGCTGTTCAACCGGCCAGAGCACCGCTTTGGCCAAAGCTTTAGAATAATCAGCCATACGCCAGATATGGACTCCGGTATCGTCATCATTGTAATGCCCGGCAGTTCCGAGCATAAAAACTGCATCCTCCTGAGAATTTCTGATCTCCAGCACCTGCCGGTTTATACGTTCCTCAAAGGCACTCTGCTTACGGCTGAGTTCAATATGGGTGGCAACTCTGGCCTGAAGCACGGGCGGAGAGATCGGCTTTGCAATATAATCCACTGCACCGCAGGCAAATCCTTTGGCCTCATTATCTTCCTGCGTTCTGGCGGTGATGAAGATGACCGGAATCTTCGCCGTGACTGAGTTGCTCTTAAGCCTCCTGCATAGTTCATATCCGTCCATGCCCGGCATCATTACATCAAGCAGGATGATGTCCGGGGTAAAATTTTCCAGAAGCTCCAGACACCTCTGTCCATCCAGGGCGACCTGCAAACTGTATTGATCCTTAAGAACCTCAACCATCAGGTCGATATTGAGATTATTGTCATCAACTATGAGTACCGCAGGCTGTCCGTGATCTTTGGTTTTCAATGCAAAAATTTCAGGACATTCCTTTTTTTTCAAAGCCATATTCATTTTACTCTCTCCATATCAAAAAGCTTCCGGTCGATAACACCAAGCAGTTCAGTCCCTTTTTTAAATTCATAGCCGGAGACATGCTTAAGCAGATTTCCCAAATCTCCGGACAGACTCTCAGGCCAGCGCAGACTGCACAGTCCGTTTATTTTTTCCATACTCTCCACCGGAGAACCTTTAACCAGAAGCGGTTCCATTTCAGCAAGCCCACTACGCAGTTCTGCTATATCGATCAGACCCTCCGAAAACTCTGAAACAAAAACCGAACTGCAATCTGCTTCTTCCACCCGTAATGTCTCAAGCCCCTCCATCACTTCAGCAAGCTTTTCACTGAACTGGGCAAGTTTCTCCTGCGTATCGTCATCTCCATGAGCGATTGCCAGTTCAAGAATCCCGGAAGATTCAGCAAGATCAGAGGCACCCAACATCGCAGCGGACCCTTTGATGGTATGAGCCAGCATCACGGCTTTCTCCCGCTCGCCGGAATCCAGCAATTTATGGAATTCCCGGTCTGCATGGGAAAAATTCTCGCTTATGTCGGCGAGCATGCGGCGATACAATTTTTCATTGCCCCGGACACGCCTGAGCCCGACAGCGGTATCAATTCCACTGATGCTGCAAAATTCCTCTACGGAATCCGAAACGTTTTCACGCACACCGGACTCCCATGATGGAGGAGGGGCTGTCTTTACACTGACAAGACCGGAAAGAACCCTGAACAAATCTTCAGGATCAAAAGGCTTGGCAACATGCCCGTTCATACCCACTGCCGCACTGCGGGCCTTATCCTCGGTCATGGCATGGGCGGTCATGGCTACAATGGGCAGTTCCCGGAATCTTTCCTGCTCCCTGATGCGCGTAGTGGTTTCATAGCCGTCCATCACAGGCATCTGAATGTCCATCAAAACAACATCGACATCGTGCTTTTCCAGAAATTCCAAGGCCTGTCCGCCATCCTCAACTTCATGAACCCGCACCCTTGTCTCGGCCAAAATTTCCCGCACAACCGTCCTGTTTATTTCATTATCTTCCACAACTAGAACACTGGCCCCTTCCAGATACGGAACCGGGACAGTTGCGCACTCTTCCTGCAAAGCCAGCATTTCATGCCGGGTTCCGAAATTCGCCACCAGCAGCTCCAGAAGCAGTGCCGGATTCACAGGCTTATACAAAAGACCTATAAAATCGTACTTATCCATTCTCTCAAGAAGGTATCTGTCTGCGTATGCGGAAACCAGCATCATGGCCGGAACCTTGCTGATGCTTTCGTCTTCTGAAATTTTTGCCGCCAGCTCAAGACCGTCCATACCGGGCATGCGCCAATCTATTGCCGCTAATCCAAATGATTCCCAGTCAGGAATGTTGCGCAAAATCTCCAAAGCCTCATTCCCGGACCCTGCCGTAGTAACCTCCAGACCGGCCTGTTCGAACATCTCCCTGAGAATGGAAAGTGATGTGGGGTTATCATCCACAATTAAAGTACGCAGTCCCTTAAATG from Desulfovibrio sp. JC022 includes these protein-coding regions:
- a CDS encoding SiaB family protein kinase; amino-acid sequence: MSMELYSYYQEMQKQGTILYFNGPVSQTVVEGIAELLRDKLRADETGMGSVQRVFAVLVEQMQNIVRYSAERIEGNKGFDGEIAFGTLMVGHEEEDGSYYIACGNRVKTAESTEIARRVDILQGMNKDELKAYYKECRKKKSPDSVKGAGLGFIDMARKSSRPLDYSITPIDGENSFFMMKVVTV
- a CDS encoding HD domain-containing phosphohydrolase; this encodes MNMALKKKECPEIFALKTKDHGQPAVLIVDDNNLNIDLMVEVLKDQYSLQVALDGQRCLELLENFTPDIILLDVMMPGMDGYELCRRLKSNSVTAKIPVIFITARTQEDNEAKGFACGAVDYIAKPISPPVLQARVATHIELSRKQSAFEERINRQVLEIRNSQEDAVFMLGTAGHYNDDDTGVHIWRMADYSKALAKAVLWPVEQQRMIQLAASMHDTGKIGIPDAILKKPGKLTEAEWVEMRKHSELGHRILSLSSCPLFQMAAEIALHHHERWDGSGYPHNLKGEEIPEVARIVAVADVFDALTSSRPYKEAWPVEKAFEYIADSKGHFEPRLAETFLSISDRILEIKEYWAADELKMRMLK
- a CDS encoding SpoIIE family protein phosphatase, with protein sequence MSHLVSFLNYLMNWSVQRKMLIIMFLFTILGPLGLLIAIEMKGARYASGVLMGILSLTVLLLIPFSRWISRIVALKSINEMNDHCNRLKGGDYSFVEEPPAEVEGHDFINLKRNMFWMGYAIAARERKLADAKSRLAEAKQQIDESIEYASFIQTAFLPGIKGLQKSLPRSFLLWQQRDSVGGDSYWFKEWGKGFFVGVVDCTGHGVPGAFMTLIVQSLLDRSSTVQSASPAEVLGNMNRQIKEALGQHDKESGSDDGMDCALCYLDPVNKKMIFAGANNPLYIADNEGVRMIKGDRCGLGYVRSPRDFVFTDHELELHSGMRFYLTTDGITDQIGGKKGFPFGKRRLMRFFEENIDSSIAAQGESLGRALVDYQGRESRRDDVTVLGFEII
- a CDS encoding sensor domain-containing diguanylate cyclase, whose amino-acid sequence is MVNDPFHKEQRLLDKSAAALKDGEGSEVAAKGVLNSLVKGYRKLLRQSRRLVTMGDRMQMTLNEVNRNLTVSEQKFRGIFENVTEGIYRCTAAGEIVEANPALAAMFGYDSPASFVDEVKNIKALFCNPKDYARYQESLETGFSRRLEVTACTPAGKNIWAEISASIMHNSDDSECSGIVGVLTDITERRSMMEELCRLARTDSMTGLWNRGYFMELGNREVLRSIRNMEACSMLLIDVDFFKKVNDRYGHDVGDKVLIELAGIMSDSVRETDLVARIGGEEFVALLPGTSMGEARNVAGRMAQNVRKTVIETGKDEFSITISMGLSTLCLGDDLERIMKNADIALYAAKKKGRDRVEEYRDNSTRIYDIVQSEAGGEVQPQ
- a CDS encoding DUF1987 domain-containing protein; its protein translation is MKKYMVEGTKSSPAINLDPVRNIFEIRGESYPENCWAFYKPMFEWLENYFANAEHAPIMFDMEILYFNSSSSKTFMDFFDLLDEQSENGREVIVNWRYHEENETAMECGEEFMEDVSSIKFNLVDFGD